A window from Neodiprion fabricii isolate iyNeoFabr1 chromosome 2, iyNeoFabr1.1, whole genome shotgun sequence encodes these proteins:
- the LOC124174891 gene encoding 6-phosphogluconolactonase, producing the protein MAKVLVEKDVPSAIKRLVNIIQDSANDAISSDDVFKIGLSGGSLINYLAEGLPTITTDWTKWRFFFCDERVVPFNNEESTYGVYKMHLMGKIPITEEQFIKINPDLSAEAAAKDYIKQMSVYFPPDSIPKFDVLLLGLGPDGHTCSLFPNHRLLEETSVWVSSLNDSPKIPPSRITLTFPVINNAKVCIFTITGEAKADIIKRILKDKENLPAARVQLSNGELYWILDEAAAKHVKPT; encoded by the exons atggcTAAAGTACTCGTCGAAAAAGACGTTCCCAGTGCTATTAAACGACTGGTTAACATCATTCAAGATAGTGCCAACGATGCGATATCGAGTGACGATGTCTTCAAAATCGGTCTATCAG GTGGTTCACTCATCAATTATTTAGCAGAAGGTTTGCCCACCATAACAACAGACTGGACTAAATggcggttttttttctgtgacgAGAGAGTAGTACCTTTCAATAATGAGGAATCGACGTATGGGGTCTACAAGATGCACTTGATGGGAAAGATTCCCATAACAGAAGAgcaattcatcaaaattaaTCCCGATCTCTCAG CCGAAGCAGCAGCCAAAGATTACATCAAACAAATGTCCGTTTACTTCCCACCGGACAGTATACCAAAGTTCGATGTACTACTCCTAGGACTGGGACCCGACGGTCACACTTGTTCCCTCTTTCCCAATCATCGATTGCTCGAAGAAACTAGCGTCTGGGTAAGCTCGCTGAATGACTCACCGAAGATACCACCATCTCGAATAACGCTAACATTCCCAGTTATAAATAATGCAAAAGTATGCATTTTTACCATTACCGGAGAGGCTAAAGCAGACATCATAAAG CGTATTTTAAAAGACAAAGAAAACTTGCCAGCTGCCCGAGTACAACTGAGCAACGGAGAGTTGTATTGGATTCTCGACGAAGCGGCAGCGAAACATGTTAAACCAACTTAA
- the LOC124174889 gene encoding protein ABHD13 isoform X1: MSLRIRLARSRPIRLLGGIAKKCWAFSGAYVLACFLLYWLYGGIFAFFLLCFAITGILYHTEDKLLYHPELPPHSRVYVPAPSMFSLPYQSVYTRSGDGTMLHMFFISQTEEKAKKVPTLLFFHGNAGNMGHRLQNVARLYRKLGCNILMLEYRGYGLSQGSPSEEGLYMDARAGLDYLSTRTDINNDEIIVFGRSLGGGVAIDLAMRPDYAKKIWCLILENTFTSIPDMASLLIGSKILQYLPLFIYKNKYMSLQKIGSVTVPTLFISGLADTLVPPKMMTELYERCGSSYKGMLRVPSGTHNETWNQSGYYTSISTFLNQLRENPPPRVATNHWQIDHV; encoded by the exons ATGTCCCTTCGCATCAGATTAGCTCGTAGTCGACCCATCAGACTACTTGGCGGTATAGCTAAGAAGTGTTGGGCATTTTCTGGAGCTTATGTACTGGCCTGTTTCCTCCTCTATTGGCTTTACGGTGGaatctttgcattttttcttctgtgCTTTGCTATCACAG GTATCTTGTATCACACGGAGGACAAACTTCTCTATCATCCCGAATTACCTCCACATTCACGAGTCTACGTTCCTGCTCCGTCCATGTTTAGCTTGCCTTACCAAAGTGTGTATACCAGATCGGGAGATGGGACAATGTTGCACATGTTTTTTATATCGCAGACAGAAGAAAAGGCCAAGAAGGTGCCTacgcttttattttttcacggaAACGCCGGCAACATGGGACACAG ACTTCAGAATGTCGCAAGGTTATACCGTAAATTGGGATGTAATATACTTATGTTAGAGTATAGAGGATACGGATTATCTCAAGGCTCTCCATCCGAAGAAGGCCTTTACATGGACGCCAGAGCCGGACTAGATTATTTGTCCACTCGAACTGACATCAATAACGATGAAATTATAGTTTTTGGAAGATCTTtgg GCGGTGGCGTGGCTATTGATTTGGCGATGAGGCCagattatgcaaaaaaaatttggtgcCTCATTTTAGAAAATACTTTTACCAGTATACCGGACATGGCATCACTGCTCATTGGCTCTAAGATCCTTCAGTACCTTCCCTTATTTATCTATAAAAATAAG TATATGTCACTacaaaaaattggctctgtCACGGTACCTACGTTATTTATCTCCGGCCTAGCGGACACTCTGGTACCGCCCAAAATGATGACTGAATTATACGAACGTTGCGGAAGCTCGTACAAAGGGATGCTCAGAGTGCCTAGCGGGACTCACAACGAGACGTGGAATCAGTCTGGGTACTATACCAGTATATCCACGTTTCTCAATCAACTAAGAGAAAATCCTCCACCCAGAGTAGCAACGAACCATTGGCAGATAGACCACGTGTAA
- the LOC124174889 gene encoding protein ABHD13 isoform X2 — translation MSLRIRLARSRPIRLLGGIAKKCWAFSGAYVLACFLLYWLYGGIFAFFLLCFAITGILYHTEDKLLYHPELPPHSRVYVPAPSMFSLPYQSVYTRSGDGTMLHMFFISQTEEKAKKVPTLLFFHGNAGNMGHRLQNVARLYRKLGCNILMLEYRGYGLSQGSPSEEGLYMDARAGLDYLSTRTDINNDEIIVFGRSLGGGVAIDLAMRPDYAKKIWCLILENTFTSIPDMASLLIGSKILQYLPLFIYKNKVRVQILIVMLNGDTKYLLPFNDIFLISSLVYVTTKNWLCHGTYVIYLRPSGHSGTALIIIIIIIIIILLLLRNCAA, via the exons ATGTCCCTTCGCATCAGATTAGCTCGTAGTCGACCCATCAGACTACTTGGCGGTATAGCTAAGAAGTGTTGGGCATTTTCTGGAGCTTATGTACTGGCCTGTTTCCTCCTCTATTGGCTTTACGGTGGaatctttgcattttttcttctgtgCTTTGCTATCACAG GTATCTTGTATCACACGGAGGACAAACTTCTCTATCATCCCGAATTACCTCCACATTCACGAGTCTACGTTCCTGCTCCGTCCATGTTTAGCTTGCCTTACCAAAGTGTGTATACCAGATCGGGAGATGGGACAATGTTGCACATGTTTTTTATATCGCAGACAGAAGAAAAGGCCAAGAAGGTGCCTacgcttttattttttcacggaAACGCCGGCAACATGGGACACAG ACTTCAGAATGTCGCAAGGTTATACCGTAAATTGGGATGTAATATACTTATGTTAGAGTATAGAGGATACGGATTATCTCAAGGCTCTCCATCCGAAGAAGGCCTTTACATGGACGCCAGAGCCGGACTAGATTATTTGTCCACTCGAACTGACATCAATAACGATGAAATTATAGTTTTTGGAAGATCTTtgg GCGGTGGCGTGGCTATTGATTTGGCGATGAGGCCagattatgcaaaaaaaatttggtgcCTCATTTTAGAAAATACTTTTACCAGTATACCGGACATGGCATCACTGCTCATTGGCTCTAAGATCCTTCAGTACCTTCCCTTATTTATCTATAAAAATAAGGTACGTGTACAAATATTAATTGTAATGCTCAATGGAGATACAAAATATCTGCTCCCTTTCAATGAcatatttcttatttcttctctAGTATATGTCACTacaaaaaattggctctgtCACGGTACCTACGTTATTTATCTCCGGCCTAGCGGACACTCTGGTACCGCC ttaataataataataataataataataataatattactactactacgtAATTGCGCAGCGTAA
- the LOC124174889 gene encoding protein ABHD13 isoform X3 has translation MSLRIRLARSRPIRLLGGIAKKCWAFSGAYVLACFLLYWLYGGIFAFFLLCFAITGILYHTEDKLLYHPELPPHSRVYVPAPSMFSLPYQSVYTRSGDGTMLHMFFISQTEEKAKKVPTLLFFHGNAGNMGHRLQNVARLYRKLGCNILMLEYRGYGLSQGSPSEEGLYMDARAGLDYLSTRTDINNDEIIVFGRSLGGGVAIDLAMRPDYAKKIWCLILENTFTSIPDMASLLIGSKILQYLPLFIYKNKYMSLQKIGSVTVPTLFISGLADTLVPP, from the exons ATGTCCCTTCGCATCAGATTAGCTCGTAGTCGACCCATCAGACTACTTGGCGGTATAGCTAAGAAGTGTTGGGCATTTTCTGGAGCTTATGTACTGGCCTGTTTCCTCCTCTATTGGCTTTACGGTGGaatctttgcattttttcttctgtgCTTTGCTATCACAG GTATCTTGTATCACACGGAGGACAAACTTCTCTATCATCCCGAATTACCTCCACATTCACGAGTCTACGTTCCTGCTCCGTCCATGTTTAGCTTGCCTTACCAAAGTGTGTATACCAGATCGGGAGATGGGACAATGTTGCACATGTTTTTTATATCGCAGACAGAAGAAAAGGCCAAGAAGGTGCCTacgcttttattttttcacggaAACGCCGGCAACATGGGACACAG ACTTCAGAATGTCGCAAGGTTATACCGTAAATTGGGATGTAATATACTTATGTTAGAGTATAGAGGATACGGATTATCTCAAGGCTCTCCATCCGAAGAAGGCCTTTACATGGACGCCAGAGCCGGACTAGATTATTTGTCCACTCGAACTGACATCAATAACGATGAAATTATAGTTTTTGGAAGATCTTtgg GCGGTGGCGTGGCTATTGATTTGGCGATGAGGCCagattatgcaaaaaaaatttggtgcCTCATTTTAGAAAATACTTTTACCAGTATACCGGACATGGCATCACTGCTCATTGGCTCTAAGATCCTTCAGTACCTTCCCTTATTTATCTATAAAAATAAG TATATGTCACTacaaaaaattggctctgtCACGGTACCTACGTTATTTATCTCCGGCCTAGCGGACACTCTGGTACCGCC ttaa